TAGACCTGGAGGCCCGGCTCGGTCGTCCAGACCTCCATCCGGCGTCCGCCGCGCGGATCGTGGAGCCTGGCCGCGCGGCGCAGCGCGCCCGGGCCCGGCGGCGGGGCGAGCACGAAGCAGTGGTCGTAGCCGCCGGCCGCGGCGAGCTGCGGATCGTCCTGGCCGATGCGCTCCGCGAGGACCCGCGGCTCGCGCAGGTCGAAGGCCGTGCCGGCGGTCGCGGTCGGCGCGCCGAGCGGGATGGATTCGGCGTCCACCGGCAGATAGGCGTCGGCGTCCACCGCGAGCCGGTGGCCCAGGACGTCGCCGCGGCCGGGCCCGCCGAGGTGGAAGTAGGCGTGGTGGGTGAGGCTCACCGGGGTGGCCCGGTCGGTACGGGCGGTGAGGTCGAGGCGCAGGGTGCCGTGCCGGTCCAGGGTGTAGACGGCGGCGACGTCGAGGGTGCCCGGGAAGCCCATGTCGCCGTCGGGGCTGCGCAGGTCGAGCCGGAGCGCGGCCGCCTCGGGCCCGGGCTGGGGGGTGGCCCGCCAAAGGCGGCGGTTGAAGCCGTCAGGGCCGCCGTGCAGGGCGTGGCCACGGTCGTTGGGCGGCACCTGGCGGGTGACCCCGTCGAGGGTGAACCGGCCGTGCGCGAGGCGGTTGGCGTAGCGGCCGACGAGGGCGCCGAGGTAGGCGGTGTCCGCCCGGTAGGCGGCGAGGTCGGCGAGACCGAGCACGACGGTGTCGGAGCGGCCCGAGAGGTCGGGCACCTCGAGACGGTGCAGGATGCCGCCGTACTCGAGCACCTCCGCCCGCACGCCGGTCCCCGAGTCGAGGATCCAGCGGGCGACGGCGGCGCCGTCCGGCAGGGCGCCGAACGGGGCGCGGGTCAGCTGGGGCTGCGGCATGGGGTCCTTCTCGTCCTTCTCGTCGTGCGCGGCGGGGAGGGGCGGGATGCGGATGACTGGTCGTCAGGAGTCTTCGCCGGGTGCGGGGTCACGGATCGACGCAGCCGCCCGGGGCCGCGGCCGTGGCCAGTCCGGGCGCCGCGGGCCGGTGCGCGGGGGCCGCGCGGCCCGTGGTGGACTCGCGGACGACGAGAGTGTGTCCGGGCAGGATGCGGCGCGGGAGGATCGGTGCCCGGTCGGGGCCGGCCTCGATCCGGGTGATCAGGCAGTCGACGGCGAGGCGCGCGATCGCCGCCTTGTCGGGGGCGACGGTGGTCAGCGAGACGCCGCCGTAGCGGCCGTCCTCGATGTCGTCGAAGCCGACGACGGCCACGTCCTGCGGGACCCGCAGGCCGCGTTCGGCCAGGACCCGCAGCGCGCCCAGGGCGACCAGGTCGTTGTAGGCGAACACCGCGTCGGGCGGTTCGGGCAGGTCGAGCAGCCTGGTCATGGCCACCGCGCCGTCGAGCCGGTCGTAGCCGTCGGTGGCGACCACGAGGTCATCCCTCGGTGTGCCGCCGGCCCGCAGGATCTCCTCGCGCCAGCCGCGCAGCCGCAGGTGGGCGGGTTGCCGGAGGCTCTCGCGGCGTGCGCCGACGAAGGCGATCCTGCGTCGGCCCAGGTCGATGAGGTGACGCACCGCCAACCGGGCGGCGGCGACGTTGTCGATGGCGATGTGGTCGTAGGGGGCGTCGTACTCGCGTTCGCCGAGCAGCACCAGCGGGGGGCCGTCCGGGCGGCTGAGCAGATCCTCGTTCTCCAGCTGGATCGGGCTGAGGATCAGCCCGTCGATGAGGTGGGAGCGGAAGCCCTGCGAGACCAGGGTCTCGTTCACGCGCCGTCCGGCCGTGTGGTCCAGCAGCACCGTGTGCCGGTGGTGCGCCGCGGCGTCGATCACGGCCGCGGCGAGGTCCGCGAAGTAGGGGTTGCCCAGTTCGGGGACGGCCAGGGCGATGATCCCGCTGCGGCCGGTGCGCAGATGACGGGCGGTGGCGTTGGGTCGGTATCCCAGCTCATCGATGGCGCGCTGGACGCGCTCCCTGGTGCCGGGTCTGATGTGGGGGTAGTCGTTGACGACGTTGGAGACGGTCTTGACCGACACTCCCGCGCGCAACGCGACGTCCTTGAGGCTCACGCCCACGGCGCTGCTTCCCTCGACTTCCTTGTGCTCGGCGGCCCGACGGCCGGTCTCCCGACCGTCGGCTGGGGGGCGCTGGTCACTCCTCCTGCCGGCCGCGGTCGAGCAACGCCTGGGCGAGCACGACCAGGGCGAGGAAGCCGCCGTTCACGGTGTCGGTGAACGCGGAGCCGTACTGGGAGGCGTACTGGTCGATCAGGTTGTGGATCACGGCCAGCAGCAGGACGCCGCTGACGGTCCCGCCGACCGAGCCGCTGCCGCCGGTGAGCAGCGTGCCGCCGATGACGACGGAGGCGATGGCGGTCAGCTCGTAGCCGATGCCGATGGTGGTGACCCCGGAGCCGAGGCGGGCGCTGCCGAGCGCTCCGGCCGCGGCGGCGAGCGTCGCGGAGAGCACGTAGACCAGCAGCTTGCTGCGGACGACGGGCAGGCCCATCAGCCGCGCGGCGTTCTCGTTGCCGCCGATGGCGGTCAGGTCCGCGCCGAACCTGGTCCGGGTGAGCAGCACGGCGCCGAGGCCGAACAGGACCGCGACGATCAGCACGGGGGTCCAGGTGCCGGCGCCGAGGCTGCGGAAGGCGGAGCCGGCCGGGACCAGGTAGGTGGTGGCGCCCTCGCTGGTGACCAGTTGCAGCAGGCCGCGGGCTCCGAGGAGTCCGGCGAGGGTGACGATGAACGGCGCCATCCCGGCGCGGGCGACGAGCAGGCCGTGCACGGCTCCCCAGGCCGCGCCGACGGCCAGCGGCAGCAGGATCGCCAGCCAGGTGCCCTGCGTCTGCGCGCCGTAGGCGGCGAGTACGCCGCCGAGGGCGTACATCGAGCCGACGGAGAGGTCGATGCCGCCGGTGATGATGACGAAGGTCATGCCGAGCGCGAGCAGCCAGACGAAGGCGTTGTTGCCCAGGATGGCGCTGAGGTTCGACCAGGTGGGAAAGGTGGCCGACACCGAGGAGGCGACGACGGCGACGAGCACCAGCACCACCAGCGCGCCGCGGCGCTGCACCTGGGCGGCGAGCCGTTCGCGCCGCTCGCCGCCGGTCGGCGTGGTGGCGCGGGGCGTCCGCCGGGGTCCGGGTTCCTGGTCCGGTGGGGCGGAGGTCAGGACGGTGGGGCTCATCGGGTACCACGCTCCTGGGAGGCGTACACGGCGAAGCAGATGATGGCGGCCTCCACGATCTGGGTGACGGAGGTGTGCACGTTGTGCTGGGTCAGCACGGCGCTGATCAGCTGCATGAACAGCGCCCCGGCGACGGTGCCGAGCACCCGCACCCGGCCGCCGGTCAGCGGGGTGCCGCCGACGACGACGGCGGTGATGGCGTCGAGCTCCATGTTCAGGCCCTGGTTGGCCGGGTCGGCCTCGGCGCCGTGGCCGACGATGAGCGCGCCCGCGAGGGCGGCGAGAACGCCGGAGAGCAGGTAGACGGTGAGCAGCACCCGGCGCACGGGGAGTCCGGCCAGGCGGCCGGCGCGCCGGTTGTCGCCGACCGCGACCAGCTGACGTCCGAAGGTGGTGCGGTGCACCAGCACGCCGGTCAGCGCGACGCAGACGGCGGCGAGCCAGGCCATCAGCGGAACCCCGGCGAACCCGTCCGCGCCGAGCGAGAGCAGGGCGGAGTCGGTGACGGGCTTGGCCGAGCTCCCGTTGACCAGTTCGGCCAGGCCGCGCACCCCGATCATCAGGGCGAGCGTGGCCACGATGGGCTGGACCCTGGTGAAGGCGACCATCGCCCCTGCGGCGAGCCCGCTCACCGCGCCGAGCGCGAGGGCGACGAGCAGGGCGACCGGGAGCCCCCAGCCCAGGTACAGCGGAATGACGGCGGCGGACAGGGCGATGACGGCCCCGACGGAGAGGTCGATCCCCTCGGTGCCGATCACCAGCGCCATGCCGAGGGCGACCAGTAGCGTCGGGGCGACCTGGAACAGCTGGATCCGGATGTTGCCCGCGGACAGGAAACCGGTGTCCAACGCGACGGAGACCGCGAACAGCACGACGAGCGCGGCGTAGACGCCGTAGCTCTGGAGCAGTCGCAGGCTGCGGTCACGGTCACGGACGATGTCCGCGAATCCGAGGGCGGTCATCGGGAGGTGCCCTTCCTCTGGGGGTACTCGGACGCGGCGGATGCCGCGCCAGGCGCGCCGGGATCGGCAGAGCCGCCCGCCTCGGCCATGCCCTTGGGCTCGACGGGATTCCCGTCGGTTTCCTCGGCCCGGACGAGCACGGCCGCCTCGGCGGCGCCCGGCTCGGCGGAATCGCCGGACACTCGGCGGACCTGCTCCAGATCGGCCTGGTCGGCATCCGCGGCCCCGGGCCCTCCGGCTCCGAACTCGGCGGAATAACCGGCCGCATCGGCGGCCCCGCCCTCCCGGGTTCCCGGCTCGGCTGAATCACCGGACAGGCCGCGGGCCTGCTCCCGACCGGGTGAGTCGGCATCAGCAGCCCCGGGGCCCTCAGCTCCGGACTCGGTGGAATCACCGGCCGTGCCAGGGCCTTGCGCCGGGGTGCGCGCGCCGGAGGCGGCGGCTTCGGGCGCCTCGCTCGCGGCATGGGCCGCGAGGGTGTCCGGCGCCGGGCCGGACGGGTCCGCCGCGCCTGCGGCCAGGGCGGTGAGGAGGCCGGATTCGCTGACCTGGTCGCCCGTCAGTTCACCGACGACCGTGCCGTCCTTCAGGACGACCACGCGGTCCGAGCCCTCGATCAGTTCCTCCGGGTCGGAGGAGATCAGCAGGACGCCGAGGCCGTCCGCCGCCAGTTCGTCGATGAGGGCCTGGACCTCGGCCTTCGCGCCGACGTCGATGCCGCGGGTCGGCTCGTCCAGCAGCAGCACCTCGGGGTCGAGGCAGAGCCAGCGGGCGAGCAGTACCTTCTGCTGGTTGCCGCCGGAGAGGTCGCTGACCTTCTGGTCCGGGCCGGAGGTCTTGATCCGCAGCCGCCGCACGAAGCGGTCGACGATCTCGTCCTGGCGGGCGCGGGACACCACGCCCGCACGGGAGAGGCGGGGCAGGGCGGCGAGCACGATGTTCTCGCGGACGGAGAGGTTCGGGATGATCCCCTCGACCTTGCGGTCCTCCGGCAGCAGCACCACGCCCGCGCGGATCGCCGCGGCCGGGCTGCGCCGGGTCAACAGGCGGCCGGCCACCTCGACGCGGCCCGCGGCCGCGCCCAGCGCGCCGACGACCGCCTTGGCGGTCTCACTGCGTCCGGAGCCCAGCAGGCCGCCGAGCCCGACCACCTCGCCCGCGTGCACGTCGAAGGAGACGCCGTCGATCCGGTGGCGGACCGTCAGTCCTTCGGCGCGCAGCGCGGGCGTCCCGTCGGCGTGGCGGCGGTGTGCG
This genomic interval from Streptacidiphilus rugosus AM-16 contains the following:
- a CDS encoding LacI family DNA-binding transcriptional regulator produces the protein MGVSLKDVALRAGVSVKTVSNVVNDYPHIRPGTRERVQRAIDELGYRPNATARHLRTGRSGIIALAVPELGNPYFADLAAAVIDAAAHHRHTVLLDHTAGRRVNETLVSQGFRSHLIDGLILSPIQLENEDLLSRPDGPPLVLLGEREYDAPYDHIAIDNVAAARLAVRHLIDLGRRRIAFVGARRESLRQPAHLRLRGWREEILRAGGTPRDDLVVATDGYDRLDGAVAMTRLLDLPEPPDAVFAYNDLVALGALRVLAERGLRVPQDVAVVGFDDIEDGRYGGVSLTTVAPDKAAIARLAVDCLITRIEAGPDRAPILPRRILPGHTLVVRESTTGRAAPAHRPAAPGLATAAAPGGCVDP
- a CDS encoding aldose epimerase family protein; protein product: MPQPQLTRAPFGALPDGAAVARWILDSGTGVRAEVLEYGGILHRLEVPDLSGRSDTVVLGLADLAAYRADTAYLGALVGRYANRLAHGRFTLDGVTRQVPPNDRGHALHGGPDGFNRRLWRATPQPGPEAAALRLDLRSPDGDMGFPGTLDVAAVYTLDRHGTLRLDLTARTDRATPVSLTHHAYFHLGGPGRGDVLGHRLAVDADAYLPVDAESIPLGAPTATAGTAFDLREPRVLAERIGQDDPQLAAAGGYDHCFVLAPPPGPGALRRAARLHDPRGGRRMEVWTTEPGLQVYTGNSLDGSLRGPDGKRLERHAAVCLETQQFPDAPNRPDYPDPVLRPGTARHSTTEFRFPHLSARAEER
- a CDS encoding ABC transporter permease: MSPTVLTSAPPDQEPGPRRTPRATTPTGGERRERLAAQVQRRGALVVLVLVAVVASSVSATFPTWSNLSAILGNNAFVWLLALGMTFVIITGGIDLSVGSMYALGGVLAAYGAQTQGTWLAILLPLAVGAAWGAVHGLLVARAGMAPFIVTLAGLLGARGLLQLVTSEGATTYLVPAGSAFRSLGAGTWTPVLIVAVLFGLGAVLLTRTRFGADLTAIGGNENAARLMGLPVVRSKLLVYVLSATLAAAAGALGSARLGSGVTTIGIGYELTAIASVVIGGTLLTGGSGSVGGTVSGVLLLAVIHNLIDQYASQYGSAFTDTVNGGFLALVVLAQALLDRGRQEE
- a CDS encoding ABC transporter permease, whose protein sequence is MTALGFADIVRDRDRSLRLLQSYGVYAALVVLFAVSVALDTGFLSAGNIRIQLFQVAPTLLVALGMALVIGTEGIDLSVGAVIALSAAVIPLYLGWGLPVALLVALALGAVSGLAAGAMVAFTRVQPIVATLALMIGVRGLAELVNGSSAKPVTDSALLSLGADGFAGVPLMAWLAAVCVALTGVLVHRTTFGRQLVAVGDNRRAGRLAGLPVRRVLLTVYLLSGVLAALAGALIVGHGAEADPANQGLNMELDAITAVVVGGTPLTGGRVRVLGTVAGALFMQLISAVLTQHNVHTSVTQIVEAAIICFAVYASQERGTR